In one Aestuariirhabdus haliotis genomic region, the following are encoded:
- a CDS encoding Ig-like domain-containing protein, with translation NVGSVDDQPVAVADSITATEDTAFNGDVSGNDTLSGDGGNVFSVAPGDEPANGTVVMNADGTFTYTPNANYNGADSFTYTITDADGDTSTAVVTINVGSVDDQPV, from the coding sequence AATGTTGGTTCGGTAGACGATCAGCCGGTGGCGGTTGCGGACAGCATTACGGCGACGGAAGACACGGCGTTCAATGGCGACGTGAGTGGCAACGACACCTTGAGTGGTGACGGCGGCAACGTGTTCAGTGTTGCGCCAGGCGATGAGCCGGCGAACGGCACGGTGGTGATGAATGCCGATGGCACGTTCACCTACACGCCGAATGCGAACTACAACGGCGCGGACAGCTTCACCTACACGATCACCGATGCGGATGGCGACACCAGCACGGCGGTGGTGACGATCAATGTTGGTTCGGTAGACGATCAGCCGGTG